A window of the Hordeum vulgare subsp. vulgare chromosome 5H, MorexV3_pseudomolecules_assembly, whole genome shotgun sequence genome harbors these coding sequences:
- the LOC123452307 gene encoding UDP-glycosyltransferase 83A1-like: protein MAAPPDPQPHVMVLPFPAQGHVMPLMELSHRLVGHGIEVDFVNTEYNHDRAIKAMGAERGAVDPGGIHMVSLPDGMGPDGDRTDIATVGRGLPAAMLAPLKDMIRSRKTKWVIADVSMCWVMELAATTGVRVALFSTFSAAVFALRLHVPKLIDDGVLDECANVKRNVTIQLSPKMPPIEAAELPWVCLSSLPDRRRVIIQILQKTHPMIPLAAAIICNTFEQIESEELDLVPNALPVGPLEAPAASRSAGQLWQEDSACLPWLDAQARGSVIYVAFGSFTVFDAARFLELADGLELTGRPFLWTVRTNFTTGIGEDWLDAFKRRVEGKGLVVGWAPQQRVLSHPSVACFVSHCGWNSTMEGLRHGVPFLCWPYFADQFCNQSYICNVWGTGVKIHADERGVVTKEEIKNKVAQLLGDEGIKARAAIWKDAACTSIAEGGSSDQNLLKLVKLLTE from the exons ATGGCTGCTCCTCCTGATCCCCAGCCTCACGTCATGGTGCTTCCCTTCCCTGCACAGGGCCATGTCATGCCCCTCATGGAGCTCTCCCACCGGCTCGTCGGCCACGGGATCGAGGTGGACTTCGTGAACACGGAATACAACCACGACCGCGCCATCAAGGCCATGGGCGCCGAGAGAGGAGCCGTTGACCCCGGCGGCATCCACATGGTCTCGCTCCCGGACGGCATGGGCCCCGACGGCGACCGCACGGACATTGCCACCGTGGGTAGAGGCTTGCCGGCGGCCATGCTCGCCCCCCTCAAAGACATGATCCGGTCCAGGAAGACCAAGTGGGTGATCGCCGATGTGTCCATGTGCTGGGTGATGGAGCTCGCCGCCACGACGGGCGTCCGCGTCGCCCTGTTCTCGACTTTCTCGGCCGCGGTGTTCGCTCTCCGGCTGCACGTGCCCAAGCTGATCGACGATGGCGTCCTCGACGAATGTG CGAACGTGAAGAGGAACGTGACGATCCAGCTGAGCCCCAAGATGCCGCCGATCGAGGCAGCTGAGTTGCCATGGGTCTGCCTGAGCAGCTTGCCGGACAGACGTAGGGTGATCATTCAGATCTTGCAGAAGACCCACCCGATGATACCGCTGGCCGCCGCCATCATCTGTAACACGTTCGAGCAGATCGAGTCGGAGGAGCTGGATCTCGTCCCCAACGCGCTGCCCGTCGGACCCCTGGAAGCGCCGGCTGCGTCGAGGTCTGCCGGCCAACTCTGGCAAGAAGACTCGGCCTGCCTCCCCTGGCTCGACGCGCAGGCCCGCGGCTCTGTCATCTACGTGGCGTTTGGGAGCTTCACCGTCTTCGACGCGGCGCGGTTCCTGGAGCTCGCCGATGGGCTGGAGCTCACCGGCCGGCCCTTCCTGTGGACGGTCCGGACGAACTTCACCACCGGAATCGGAGAAGATTGGCTCGACGCATTCAAGCGCCGCGTGgagggcaaagggctggtcgtgggCTGGGCGCCACAGCAGCGCGTGCTCTCGCACCCCTCCGTCGCCTGCTTCGTGTCGCACTGCGGGTGGAACTCCACCATGGAAGGGCTGCGACACGGCGTGCCGTTCTTGTGCTGGCCTTACTTCGCCGACCAGTTCTGCAACCAGAGCTACATCTGCAACGTGTGGGGCACCGGCGTCAAGATCCACGCCGACGAGAGAGGGGTCGTCACCAAGGAGGAGATCAAGAACAAAGTCGCGCAGCTGCTGGGTGACGAGGGGATAAAGGCTAGGGCCGCGATATGGAAGGACGCGGCCTGTACGAGCATCGCAGAGGGAGGGTCGTCAGATCAGAACTTGCTCAAGCTTGTGAAACTGCTAACGGAATAA